From the genome of Anopheles moucheti chromosome 3, idAnoMoucSN_F20_07, whole genome shotgun sequence, one region includes:
- the LOC128304640 gene encoding intraflagellar transport protein 52 homolog codes for MSNATILFNVSKNELFKLADNLKTLHRKLKVNHRVESNKSEITPDILKTATVFVLAGPQEKFTETEFQHLKDYINDGGRLLLLLGEGGEVQFNTNVNFLLEDYGMTINNDVVVRPQYYKYFHPKEALISGGVSCDSMNNLLLDASKSILTSFDFMDDKYKVEFVYPYGATMNVISPANVLLTTGPVVYPFNRPLAGIFQNENNGKLVAIGSGHMFQDKYISNEVNTALWDSLLAMILQDEFKFKTSDFNDLEINDYAVIPDTIYLAEQPKICLMDSLDYDIPADFKKLFDMSLYSINNDLLRDVIGTYEKLDVQYEPLKIIKPQFEIPLPPLQLAVFQPIFSDLAAPPLELFDLDEAFSSEKVQIAQLTNKCLTPAHEGQQQIDEKELGYFIQECGRILKVCQDDQKMSPKEILNAISVKIAHYKKLDKD; via the exons ATGAGCAACGCAAcgattttgtttaatgtttctaAAAACGAGCTCTTCAAGCTGGCAGACAATCTCAAAACGCTGCATAGAAAGCTGAAGGTGAACCATCGGGTGGAAAG TAATAAAAGTGAGATCACCCCGGATATCCTTAAAACGGCCACCGTATTCGTGCTGGCAGGACCGCAGGAGAAATTCACCGAGACGGAATTTCAGCACTTGAAG GACTACATTAACGATGGAGGAAGGTTATTACTATTGCTCGGTGAAGGCGGCGAAGTTCAGTTCAACACCAATGTAAACTTTCTGCTAGAAGACTATGGAATGACTATTAACAATG ATGTTGTTGTGCGGCCACAGTACTACAAATATTTCCATCCCAAGGAAGCACTCATCAGTGGCGGTGTAAGTTGCGACTCGATGAACAATCTACTGCTGGACGCAAGCAAAAGCATCCTGACGTCGTTCGATTTCATGGACGATAAATACAAAGTTGAG TTTGTCTATCCGTACGGAGCGACGATGAACGTCATTAGTCCCGCGAATGTTCTGCTCACCACCGGTCCGGTAGTGTACCCTTTCAATCGACCGCTGGCCGGCATCtttcaaaacgaaaacaacggCAAGCTGGTCGCCATCGGGTCTGGCCATATGTTTCAGGACAAGTACATCTCCAACGAGGTAAACACGGCCCTCTGGGATAGCTTGCTGGCAATGATACTGCAGGATGAGTTCAAATTCAAAACGTCCGACTTCAACGACCTGGAG ATAAATGATTACGCCGTCATACCCGATACGATCTATTTGGCCGAGCAGCCGAAGATATGTCTTATGGATTCGCTCGATTACGACATTCCGGCTGACTTCAAGAAGCTATTTGATATGTCGCTATACTCGATCAACAACGATCTGTTGCGCGATGTTATCGGCACGTACGAAAAGCTGGACGTGCAATATGAACCGCTCAAGATCATCAAACCGCAGTTCGAAATACCTCTGCCGCCACTGCAGCTTGCG GTGTTCCAACCAATATTCAGTGATCTGGCGGCGCCTCCTCTTGAGCTGTTTGATCTAGATGAAGCCTTCAGCTCGGAAAAGGTGCAAATCGCACAGCTAACCAACAAATGTCTCACGCCGGCGCACGAAGGGCAACAGCAGATAGACGAGAAGGAGTTGGGATATTTCATACAAGAATGCGGGCGTATTCTAAAGGTTTGCCAGGACGATCAGAAGATGTCGCCGAAGGAGATACTCAATGCAATTAGCGTCAAAATTGCGCACTACAAAAAGTTGGACAAGGACTAA
- the LOC128302570 gene encoding cytochrome c oxidase subunit 5B, mitochondrial-like — MASLCGRIVLAAAKRNVTYTPVRFCKMMNDPIEHATGIEKRELLAKQAGNPDPFDMRVFKRGPGTKDSPNLIPSAFDARLVGCVCEEDQTYVQWMWLHQGQPKRCECGHWFKLVEKAPV, encoded by the exons ATGGCGTCGCTGTGCGGAAGAATTGTCCTGGCTGCGGCCAAGCGAAATGTGACCTACACGCCGGTTCGATTTTGCAAAA TGATGAACGACCCAATTGAGCATGCCACCGGTATCGAGAAGCGTGAACTGCTGGCCAAGCAAGCAGGCAACCCAGATCCGTTCGATATGCGTGTGTTCAAGCGCGGACCGGGTACCAAGGATAGCCCCAACCTGATTCCATCGGCATTCGATGCCCGTCTAGTCGGCTGTGTTT GCGAGGAAGACCAAACCTACGTCCAGTGGATGTGGCTGCACCAG GGCCAGCCGAAACGTTGCGAATGCGGACACTGGTTCAAATTGGTGGAGAAAGCTCCGGTCTAA
- the LOC128300874 gene encoding uncharacterized protein LOC128300874, giving the protein MENSTPDRTTYVSDYFANLNEISKKIALDIDEIRGAYEHIWDDLSREEQMEIVNETIIKPELALKYFDNFSTSTDSLQRILGTDDDDATGEEDRNANLYDGKRLQTFQYVRTGRKLVTDDSAGLYRDEHSAPFSHKTKSQINLTIFPPEKDGKEADKTDAGGKAVGLLAKKLLLKSPKSDDTGGLVKGKGALVKGMSKGHEEPSKELPAYDSKQNIILTEEAYGTKATGAGFLSKFNNLIFNQAPMEMTTAASAASINGSDEIDGTLEQDEFDTDNDKVNLFTKSSKNECLHRAQSSSVEEDDKNYDELNSLLGNSKGFDFLNNW; this is encoded by the coding sequence ATGGAGAACTCCACACCGGACCGCACCACGTACGTATCGGATTACTTTGCAAATCTGAACGAAATCTCCAAAAAGATCGCGCTCGACATCGACGAGATTCGCGGCGCGTACGAACACATCTGGGACGATCTGAGCCGCGAGGAGCAGATGGAAATCGTGAACGAAACGATCATCAAACCGGAATTGGCATTGAAGTATTTTGATAATTTCTCCACATCGACCGATTCGCTGCAGCGAATCCTTGGTACCGATGATGACGACGCCACCGGAGAGGAAGATCGAAATGCCAATCTGTACGACGGCAAACGTTTGCAGACTTTCCAGTATGTGCGAACCGGGCGCAAGCTAGTGACGGACGACAGTGCGGGCCTTTATCGGGACGAACATTCGGCTCCGTTTTCGCACAAAACCAAAAGCCAAATAAATTTAACCATCTTTCCGCCGGAAAAGGATGGCAAGGAAGCGGACAAAACGGATGCCGGTGGGAAGGCAGTGGGACTGCTAGCGAAAAAGTTGCTGCTCAAGTCACCGAAATCGGACGATACTGGTGGACTGGTGAAAGGAAAGGGAGCGCTTGTAAAGGGAATGTCTAAAGGGCACGAAGAACCATCGAAAGAGCTGCCAGCGTACGATAGCAAGCAGAACATCATCCTGACGGAGGAAGCGTACGGCACGAAGGCAACCGGAGCGGGCTTTTTGAGTAAGTTTAACAATCTCATCTTTAACCAAGCACCGATGGAAATGACGACGGCAGCATCGGCTGCTTCGATCAACGGTAGCGACGAGATCGATGGtacactcgaacaagacgagTTCGATACCGACAACGATAAGGTGAACCTGTTCACCAAGAGCTCCAAAAACGAGTGCCTTCACCGTGCGCAATCGTCCTCGGTTGAGGAGGACGATAAGAACTACGACGAGCTGAACAGCTTGCTCGGCAACAGCAAAGGGTTCGATTTTCTGAACAACTGGTAA
- the LOC128300872 gene encoding protein MCM10 homolog: protein MSDGIGDLDMDELEQLLLENYDANSDQNESEQADQLNSSAVVTPKPKLTLEGSSFLVTDTESNINGETSSSAIAEATVTADADIDSSDEEETRNFLERKYNQYGRQINDLLKTKEAEKTDQTLSKWVDQKLRQINRSSPQTPSAELTVKPEALNTTPKTNVGSKQATNLTNPSKKSPTSNLPAIPTVFQATVHTDPIFGLRIVHPLVSSQTLQERMLDKKAVPFMRLRNFIETVDLQQDWVIGGVLISKTPTKTTQKGKQFAIWKLSDLHGDIKMVSLFLFGQAYKDLWKTAEGTVLAVLNPNVLNNNNEKNTEATLSIDRATKVMVLGQSRDLGTCRSHKKNGERCTSIVNLGKCEYCVYHIKQEYNKASNRGGLLTSTGGRGLNELRNKVLGKNEVFYAGQSFSAVKAVKHPKQIEKDRNRMMTLSDYFRSPFEGSSGGAGGTSGATASPLTASSSSVPSYRAATTAAKPPKSSAARIELDVGQRMKDFKRLQSLGVSMESLEAIKTSSPAAKPQPTSTQSSVAPSTPSSSLENRKFSLETVPRLSRESFDIDFTKQHVSLKKALQSRARASAIIKQKPIEKADPNFFKYRGTEQGKKRVLEELSKNAPGEENVAKRQKLQEEADEKERARKDHMKRIIEASSSHQELVVASENAQQEQYFKSLERKEAMEDKMLNTFKVPCKAVSCIQCKYIAFSAADRCKTEGHQLRVHDAEKRFFRCADCGNRTVSLFRIPKVSCKACQSSRWERCAMMREKRGVQIGDVLSIRGDEEKYLGSLAGASASLNLLVPEESSF from the coding sequence ATGTCCGATGGGATAGGAGACTTGGATATGGACGAGCTGGAGCAGTTGCTGTTGGAAAATTATGACGCAAACTCGGATCAAAATGAAAGTGAGCAGGCGGATCAGCTTAACAGCAGCGCGGTAGTTACCCCGAAACCCAAGTTAACTCTCGAAGGGTCCAGCTTTCTGGTGACCGATACGGAAAGCAACATAAATGGAGAAACATCTTCCAGCGCGATAGCTGAAGCAACTGTGACTGCTGATGCGGACATTGATTCGTCGGACGAGGAAGAAACGAGAAACTTTCTCGAGAGGAAGTACAATCAGTACGGAAGGCAAATTAATGATctgttaaaaacaaaagaagcagaaaagaCGGACCAAACATTGTCGAAATGGGTGGACCAAAAACTGCGACAAATCAACCGAAGCTCACCGCAAACTCCGTCCGCCGAGCTTACGGTGAAGCCTGAAGCATTGAATACAACCCCAAAAACTAACGTTGGTAGTAAACAAGCTACAAATCTTACCAATCCATCCAAAAAATCTCCAACGAGCAATTTGCCAGCTATTCCAACCGTGTTTCAAGCGACAGTTCACACCGATCCCATATTCGGATTGCGCATTGTGCATCCTCTCGTGTCCAGCCAGACGTTACAGGAACGGATGTTGGACAAAAAAGCGGTCCCGTTTATGCGTCTTCGTAACTTTATCGAAACGGTCGATCTTCAGCAGGATTGGGTAATTGGTGGTGTACTGATCAGCAAGACGCCAACGAAAACAACGCAGAAAGGCAAACAGTTTGCCATTTGGAAGTTGAGCGATCTTCACGGCGACATCAAGATGGTcagtttgtttctttttggtcAAGCGTACAAGGATCTGTGGAAAACGGCCGAAGGTACGGTGCTGGCTGTACTGAACCCAAACGTTCTGAACAATAACAATGAGAAAAACACCGAGGCTACCTTGTCCATTGATCGCGCCACGAAGGTAATGGTGTTGGGCCAGTCAAGGGATCTGGGCACTTGCCGTAGCCATAAGAAGAATGGTGAACGCTGCACGTCCATAGTGAACTTGGGCAAGTGCGAATACTGTGTGTACCATATTAAGCAAGAGTACAACAAGGCAAGCAATCGCGGCGGTCTTCTCACGTCGACGGGTGGCCGTGGATTGAACGAGCTGCGGAACAAAGTGCTCGGAAAGAATGAGGTGTTCTACGCAGGACAAAGCTTCAGTGCAGTGAAAGCAGTTAAACACCCTAAACAGATCGAGAAAGATCGTAATCGTATGATGACGTTGTCGGATTACTTTCGGTCGCCATTTGAAGGTAGCAGTGGAGGAGCAGGAGGTACTAGCGGTGCAACGGCATCACCATTGACAGCCTCTTCATCATCCGTACCGTCGTATCGAGCAGCAACTACAGCAGCTAAACCACCTAAATCATCTGCTGCCCGAATCGAACTGGACGTCGGCCAGCGTATGAAAGATTTTAAGCGCCTGCAAAGCCTCGGTGTATCGATGGAATCGTTGGAGGCAATAAAAACTTCTTCGCCGGCAGCTAAACCACAACCGACTAGCACTCAGTCATCTGTAGCTCCATCAACTCCATCCAGCTCGCTGGAGAATCGCAAATTTAGTCTCGAAACGGTACCCCGTTTAAGTCGGGAATCCTTCGATATCGACTTTACGAAGCAACACGTGTCGCTAAAGAAGGCACTCCAATCACGTGCCCGTGCGTCGGcaattatcaaacaaaaaccgatcGAAAAAGCAGACCCAAATTTCTTCAAGTACCGAGGAACGGAACAGGGCAAAAAGCGAGTGCTGGAAGAGCTGTCGAAGAATGCACCTGGCGAGGAAAATGTGGCCAAGCGTCAAAAGCTGCAGGAAGAAGCGGACGAAAAGGAGCGTGCCCGGAAGGATCACATGAAGCGCATCATAGAGGCTTCTTCCTCCCATCAGGAGTTGGTAGTGGCAAGTGAAAATGCACAGCAGGAACAGTACTTCAAGTCGCTCGAACGTAAGGAAGCGATGGAGGATAAGATGCTGAACACGTTCAAGGTACCGTGCAAGGCGGTCAGCTGTATCCAGTGTAAGTACATTGCTTTTTCGGCTGCGGATCGTTGTAAAACCGAAGGACACCAGCTGCGCGTACATGACGCGGAAAAGCGATTCTTCCGCTGTGCCGACTGTGGCAATCGTACCGTTAGCTTGTTCCGGATACCGAAGGTTAGCTGCAAAGCTTGCCAAAGCTCACGCTGGGAACGGTGTGCAATGATGCGGGAGAAACGTGGCGTGCAGATAGGCGATGTGCTTTCGATACGGGGCGACGAGGAGAAATATTTGGGCAGTTTGGCTGGTGCAAGTGCTAGTTTGAATTTGCTGGTACCCGAGGAGAGTTCATTTTGA